The nucleotide window atgactgtcttatatctttcttatattatattaaattgatCTGTTATCAACATGAACTTTTCTGAATAATGTTTTCAAAATTCCTAAATGTTTCTTGGATCTTGTTTCTTAAATTTCTTTTTATGGTTGACTTGTATTAATCTTATGCTGTCGGTTATCTTTTTATATTCAAAATGCTAGAGTACTAAATGCCAAATACAGTGTTCAAGCACTTCAGATATTTGCCTTTGTTCTGACACTGGGCTTTTGTAATTGCAGCTAATGTTTATCACCGAGATCTAAAACCAAAGAACATTCTGGCAAATGCAAACTGCAAACTTAAAGTATGTGATTTTGGTTTAGCAAGAGTTGCATTTAATGACACACCAACAACTATATTCTGGACGGTATGCCAAGAAAACAGTGGAGTTCTTTATCTTGAAACTTGCTTTCTTTCCTTGAGAATTTTATGTAAACTGATCTTATAGTTTCTTTTTTCTGTAACTTGAGTATATTGACCTTCAGAAGGTAATGACATATCTTGTAGGATTATGTTGCAACCAGATGGTACAGAGCTCCAGAGCTATGTGGATCATTTTATTCGAAGGTATTGTATATTTGTAGGATAAATTGCTTGTCACATGATGCAATCCCAATAAAATAGTACACCTCTAAAAGTTTTATTGTAGTTTTAGTCATGTTGAAGTGTCACCATTTACTAAACCAACTACTGGGTCTTTCGTGTTGTAGTGCCACATGAGGTTGGTTTTTGAAGCATTATTTTAGTTAGACGAATTGACTAATAGTTGTAGAAGAAAGTTTCCCATATGCGATACATGTTTAATATGTGTATCTCTATGCATACTTTTGCGCATGCATACTATCATACACAAGTAATTATAAAGTTATGTGCATATATTATACATGAATGTGCTTGTGTATTCATATGTATTAAAAAAAATGTTGAAGTATTCacctttagatattttacttggAGATGTAATATATTAGAAATGAAGAATTGGATATTCAAGAAGGATTAATTTCTCCTCTCCTATAACCTGACATAGCTTGGTATTTGGGCACTTGATTGTGCTAAAGAACAACATTTATTTTCATTTATGCTGTTTTGTCATTTAGAAATAGTAAATCACAGTTTTTATGATTTTGCAGTATACCCCTGCTATTGACATTTGGAGCATTGGATGCATTTTTGCTGAACTCTTGATTGGAAAGCCACTTTTCCCTGGTAAAAATGTGGTTCACCAACTGGATTTGATGACTGATCTTCTAGGAACACCTTCCTTAGACACCATTTCTCGGGTATGCTGACCCTTCTCGTGAATTTGTATGGAAAACATGATATTATTATGTGCCAAGTACCAatgaaattatttatttaatcGGTTCTCTTGCTGATTCCAGGTGCGTAATGAGAAAGCAAGAAAATATTTAAGCAGTATGAGGAAAAAACAACCAGTGCCCTTTTCTCAGAAGTTTCCAAATGCTGACCCACTAGCTCTAAAATTATTAGAAAGGCTTTTGGCGTTTGACCCAAAAGATAGGCCATCAGCTGCGGAGGTATGTTTGGTTAATTTATGTGCATATGTTGTCATAccctaatttttttttagatgttCTTTGCTTTAGAGTGAATTTATTACCACAGAAGTATCTCTTTTCTACTAGATATCCTGAATAATATTTATCTGACAAGAAGAAATTCTGTGTTATTGATCAGGCCTTAGCTGACCCTTATTTTAAGGGTCTGTCTAAATTGGAAAGAGAACCTTCATGTCAACCAATTTCAAAAATGGAGTTTGAATTTGAGCGCCACAGGGTGTCAAAGGAGGACATTAGGGAACTTATCTTTCGAGAAATATTGGAATATCATCCACAACTTCTCAAAGAGTACATTAATGGAACTGAAAGACCAAACTTCCTATACCCCAGGTATTAACCtggttttctttatttatatttttttcttatgcaTCCTGTAAAACTTTCTGCATCACGTCTATTTTGCAGCGCTGTTGACCAATTCAGGAAGCAGTTTGCGTACCTTGAGGAAAATCGTGGTAAAAGTGGACCAGTAGTTCCATTAGAGAGAAAGCATGTTTCTCTCCCTCGGTAATTGTTCATTTAGCATTTAGGTTTTGTGTGCatcttattttctctttttttttttaatgtgaacATGTTAAGTTCTTTATGGAATTTCTGTGAGTGTTTtgcatatttcatgcataatgaTGACATAATGCAAAATGGCTCAGAATCATAACATGTTTTGTGAAGGTGGCTAAGTTAGGGGAGAGTATAAGAGGATAGTGGTGTTTCATAGATTGATATAATTGGCTTGTGGCTACACCAGTCTTATGGTGGCTTCAGGAGTAACTTGATATAGCAGCTTGAAATATTATTGAAGGAGCAAATAGATGTTTTAACATAGTTTTTAAGGAAAAAAATAAGAAACATAAAACATGTTTAAGTCAATAAAGATAAGGTCATAGGGCCTTGCAGCCAAATCAAAATTTTGTTTCAATAGTCTAATTTTTCAAACAATTTATCTTTTCTGACTTGCCTTCTTTTCAGAGACTTGAACATATGATTGCTAGGGTTCTTATGAATCTTAAAATGGGATGTTGGGCATGTACTTCTAGAGTTAAAAAAGACTTTGTCATTATGCCATGTTATGAAGTTAATGGCAAACATGTTTTTTTCTTGAACTTCACGAGCCTTTAAAGGTTATTTGTTGTTCTTTGATGGAGGTAAGTATAGAAGAAAAGTTGAAGAATACCTTCTTAGAAACAGTAATGTCACAGTCAGCTGCGCATTGTGCACCCACAACACCTACGTCATTTTGTCACTAACTTAGCTAAATTTGCCTAAGTTATGCATAATCCTTGCGACTGTCTTTTTAAGGATCAACCTAAAAGTAACCTTTTTAAACTTTGCGGACACAAGAAGTAGTCTGTTGGCATATCATTTTGTAAAAGAATGACACCATAATGCAATTACTATATCATTTATGATAATTGGCCTCACGAACTGATTTTTGAGCTTTGACTTCACTGTGCAAAACGTCAGTCATCTCAACTCATTTAAACCTTCTTAGGTGGCATAGGTTCGGGTGGGGCTTTGGAGAGTTAAGTTTGGGTCACTCAGGGATAGTCTTGCTGATCTTTGACACCCAGTTAAGTGGCTATTGTGGACCTGTGGCTGTCTTTTGAAGTGTTTGAAGTCCTTCAAGGTGTCCCTCAAGTGTTTGTCGAATTGTTTTAATCATGTTTGTACGAGACACTAGAATTGTTTTAATCTCAGTTGTACGAGACGTGAATTGTCTGCCGCATTTGACGTTACCAATCTCTCTTATGTAGGTCCTTTGTGGACCACACAAGGTTTCTTTTTTGCTAATTCTTTGCGGACTGATACCACAAAGGTTTTGCAGGACATAAGAAAATATAGCTAAACTCTATGATGGTAAGGTGGTCGACTTTATGCATTAAAGGACAATGTTTGATTGGAGAAAATAAGTTCACCATGCATCCCATGTCAATATTATATAGAGGCTGATTCTGTCAATTATATGAGTTCACCATGCGGGTTTGAGTCATAAAGTTTAAAACCTTGATCGAGTGGGGGTTGGGATGATATTACTTATCCTTGTCTTGAATGAACCCTGCTTGTCCCATAAAAAAATGCCTTTCACATTTCCATATAAATGATTCCTCAATTGACAAATACAATCAAATATATATCAAACATATATCAAATGTAATCATAGCACTGAAGGGGGACAAGTGGGACTTTTGAGTGGTGAAACAGGAACGTTTTAAATATAATCATAGCACTGAGAGGGGACAAGTGGGATTTTTGAGTGGCGAAAAAGGGACGCTTTAAGTAAAACGTGCTCTGCCCTTGCACCTTGTCATCCCTATTTGTGATAATACTTTGGACTGGCATCACTGAAGATATCTCTATCTGAAGACAGCCAAAAAGATCTCAATAGTTTAAGATCTTCAAGAATTTGAGGCTGATTCTGTCAATTATATAAGTTCACCATGGGGGTTTGAGTCATAAAGTTTAAAACCTTGATCGAGTGGGGGTTGGGATGATATTACTTATCCTTGTCTTGAATGAACCCTGCTTGTCCCATAAAAAAATGCCTTTCACATTTCCATATAAATGATTCCTCAATTGACCAATACAATCAAATATATATCAAACATATATCAAATGTAATCATAGCACTGAAGGGGGACAAGTGGGACTTTTGAGTGGTGAAACAGGAACGTTTTAAATATAATCATAGCACTGAGAGGGGACAAGTGGGATTTTTGAGTGGTGAAAAAAGGACGTTTTAAGTAAAACGTGCTCTGCCCTTGCACCTTGCCATCCCTATTTGTGATAATACTTTGGACTGGCATCACTGAAGATATCTCTATCTGAAGACAGCCAAAAAGATCTCAATAGTTTAAGATCTTCAAGaatttgagttttcttttattttattatagtaaGAATTTAACTTGGCATCACTTGTAGCTAATTTTCATTGAGAATTGGAGGGTATTGGTTGTTGAATTTGTTCTACTGTGAGTGGCCTTGTCCTGTGCCATACCTTACTAGATCCAATAATTTGGTCATATTTAATCGGTGGTTCATCTGGATCCAATCATTTAATCTGTTGAATCCACTGTCAGATTGACAATTTTTGGCAAAAAGTAGTttgagaagtagaagaagaatatGACTGAAATAAAAGGAGAAAGTGGTGATTTCGATAAAGTGAGGGCTATAACTTGAAACCTATTGATGTCAGCTTGAATCAATCGAAATCGTCTGGGACTGACAGATTCAGTTGGGAATAACCAGCCTCAATCGATTGTGATTGGTTGTGCAGTGGAGTTGATTGATCTGGTCATTGAATGTTTTAAGAATAGAAAGGCCTATCTCTATCCAGATTGGTTGATTTTCAGAATTTGACATGTGTTTTGTGATCAATGTTCTTGTCCATTCCAAATTTTGACTCTTTTTTGTGCAGTCTAAAACACATACGATGATAATGGGGAACACATCTTTACTGGGCACTGATGTCTCTCCCACCTGTACTTAATCTCCCATCGATGAGACTTACGTATTTCAATCACTTGTTTTTGTAGATCGACTGTGGTCCATTCTACTTCAGTTCCTCCAAGGGAGCAACCAAATTTGGCTTCATCAAGAGGGAGTCAAGTCATGGATGACACATCCAACAACCCTGGAGACAGTGGAGCACCTAGAAATGTTGCAAGGACTTCACAGTTACCTCAGAGGATTCCAACTGGTACATATCTCATCCCCAAGTTCCCTTTCAAGTCCATTATTCCATCCCCTGGTAAATCATCCTATTTAGCCAAGTTGGCAATATTGCTTTTACGATTGCAGCTAAACCTGGGAGAGTGGTGGGTTCTGTGCTGCCATATGAACATGGAGGTCCAAAAGATTCCTATGATCCAAGGAGGCTGATTAGAAATCATGGCTTTCCACCCCCGCCGGTCATTCCTCCCACCTTCTGTTTCAACAGAGCGATGGCCAATCCGACATGCTCGGAGCGGAACTCAGTAGAGGCAGAGAGACTCGTGATGGACCGGAAACCTCACCGATCTGTGCCTGACTTGGTTATGGACATGGGTGTCCACGCTTTCTGTCAGCCTCGAGGTGCGAAGGCTGATTCAATGGAAGACGGGATGATCGTGGATGCGAACATGCTACCCCCAAAACCTACATACAACGGCATCGCTGCTGCTGCTAATATGGGCGCTGGTGTCATGCAGTTTGGCGTAGCAAGAATGAAATAGGTCGCAATATGTTGGTAATGGTGTTAACTTGTATTACTCATGAGGGAAGAGAAAGCAAGGTTCTCCAATATTATGTTAGTTTATTGTGGATGCCCTCCTAAATTACCGTAGATGAAACCCCCgatgccttctttttttttttttctcgtactATTTGCTTCTTTCCTTTGTTTTCCTCCCGCGAGATATCTCCCGTAGAGCGAGTATGTCTTAAGCTTGTTTTTAGTCAACAGGGATGGCTGCAAATGTTGCAAAAAcaataatattttgataaattACAATATATGTCTATTCATCCATAGATGTCACGACATAGCAAGACTAAatgtttatttataatttataatatgaGATGACATCCGAAGAGGTATCGCAAATTCTAGCTCGTTATGACTTTTATAGCATATAACTTTGCTCTTGTGTTGGTTGACGTAGTTTTATACCTTTTTCTCAATTTTTCTTgggataattatagattattcatttacttaaatctttttaatattttagttcttagatttaaaaaatttatatttgaatTTTTGTAGTTATTAAAGTTAAACATTTAACTTTATTTATCCTAATGTTATCTGTTCTATTGATGAAAATACAAAAACGatcagtaaaaaaataattttaatattctagttaTGTTTTCAATGGTGACGAATGATGACGCTCTTGGTGTCGCGAGTAATTGTTTTGGATGAGAGAGAGCGATGACGAGAGGTGAGacaaagagaggaggaagagaacgaTGTGGATGTTGACGTTTTGCATCTACATCGACGTTCCTTGGCAACTGTGTTGACAtcgatacaaatgtaaagttataaaaaaattattcgagATCTGCATCGTCATCTgatgcaaatgcagaacaatgtcGCTCGGCAATTACATTAGCCTATGCAGATGTAGAGCGTCACTCTGTATCTATATTAGCGCTAATGTAGGTGCCGAGAGGTTATTTCGTCTCTCTACATCTATGTTGATATCGCTAAGCAATTGTGTTGATGTCGCTTTGTATCTGCGTCGACACAAATACAGATGCTGAGTGACTCTTTCAGCGCTCTACAGCTACATCGATGCAGATGCAAAGCGTCGGCATCTGCGTCATCCTCTCCCTCCTCATCCATAACAACCACTTGCGATCTCCAACGGTACCATCGTTCATCACCATCGAAAATGTAAATGAGatattgaaattattattattttttattttcatgcttCCGTCGATAAAATCGATGGTATTAAAGTAAATAAAGCTACATATTTCATAACTATGTGCAGCTTCAGAATTACATTCTCATGGTCAGTTGTCATATGCCAACAATCAATCTAAACACGAAAGACAAATGACTATCGCGTTGCGTCACTTTTTAAATGGCTATCAGAAAGCTTCGAACTTTCTGTCTACAAAATCTGATTCTCATCCAGCCATTGGAGTTGAGAATAATTAACCTGTGGTTCATCCTTGTTCATGTAAGAACGATTTTAGCAGTTGTCCTCAAGGAAGAAAGATAAGGTAAGTTgattatgatgattttgatttatgaagAGGTTCACAAAGAGATACAGAATAAAAATGATGCTTCTTTCTTTTATGAGTACCTAATTTAAACATTTTGTAATCCCAGCAACTACTATCATATAGGAGCAAACGCGTAATAAATTAATGAAGTAAGATCGACAATACCAACTGCAGAAGGGTGCAATCATCATTCTAATTCGTAATCAGCTATTCCATAGGGATCTTAAAAATTAACCACGGAAACTCTTCCACCGGAAGCTCAACCGATGACAAGGATGAATTGTTTTATGAACTATTCATTGTACAAAGCAAAAGAGTGCAAATACAACATGTTTTGAAGAATGTTTATGGGGTCTAATATCACATCAGAAACCGATAATCAAGACACAAAATTGAACTTTTACAAAGTTTTTAATATTCGGTACATGACTTTCCCCCAATTGCCAGCAGAAGTCAGCTGATATCTTCTTAATGTGAGTGAGTCACTCTCACACTTAAAACATGATCGGCTATAATTGATTCTTCTGTACTAAGCAAAGATACAGTAGCTCAATACTTGAAGTGTATTAGAAAAAAGCTTATTGAATAATGTCAAAGTTACAAACAAGAAGAGAGACATTTGAGCATACCGTACCCACAGCATAACGCTTATGGCACTAGATGTGCAGCATCGCCTGCATTCCATCTTATAGAACCAATAGCCGTTTGATCCCGGCCTTCTGCTCCGAAGTCAGCCTCGGCGGAAACCTTATGTCGAACTTGATACGAAGATTTCCTTTCCTAGATGGATCTTTTGGTATTGGCATTCCCTCTCGAACGACCACCTCCTCGTAGCCAGGATGAATGACGGAGTTTATGGGTATTGTAAGGCTGCGACCATCAAGTGTAGTCAAATGAACTGTATAACCGGTCAGGGCTTCGACCAAAGATATTTTCTGAGTTGCAATCAGATCGTTTCCTTCCCGTGTGAACACATCATGTGGCTTTTCATCTATGATGAAAACTATATCCGCAGGGATAATGTTGGGAGATTCATTCCCTTTATCTGGGAAAGTAATTTTGGTTCCCTTTTTCCAACCTGCCTTTATGTTGATCGTCAGAATTTCTTCCACTGTCTTTGTTTTCCTGTGACACATTTACAGAGTAAGCAAAATATTAGTAGATCCAATGAATCTAACATAAACATCACATTAACATAAATCCTATTCCTGTAGGATAAACAGAATGTCAATCTACACTGCCTACAGGTAGACATATGTTGGACTAGATTCAAAATAGTAGCAAGGCTAGTAGTTAATAGTAAAGCATGAACTTTCCACTGAATAGTAGGTTCTGCACATTGGAAGAGGTAAAACGCTCCAACTAGTAAACCAGTTTGTGATTAAGGATTGCAGCAACAGCTCTACGTTTCAAGAAGGAAACAGTATATAGGCATGACTATGATTCTTCCATACAAATACCTTGTGCCTCAAAAATACAATAAAAATTGCAGTAGCAGCTCCATATCTTATGTAGAGAGCACTGGGCCAAGTTTAATTAGAAATATGTTTCCATTTAATGACTTTCTTCGTACTGCATCTACCATTACATTATTGCATAAACTTCTTATTAAAACATCCAATGTGACAGTAATTTACAAGACACCATTTGGAAGAGAACAACTTAAGAGACATATCCTATCGATTCTGCACAATATGTTTATCTTGAATTCCCAGAAAAATAAAATGCTTTCTATCTAATTAAATAACGAAACGATAAAAGATGATGGAAGAAGCAACTCAATAATGAATTATGTGGGGTACATAAGGTGTTACTCATTACTTATCCTATCAGTTCACGATCAGCAACCAATGATGACTAAGAGTACGCACGACTAGAATAAAAAAACTACTTACTAGTAGACAACTGAGACTTTCATACATGAGATCCATGAACCAACCTACATCATCCATTATGATGATGCTGACAGTTTTTAAAATAGAGGGAattaatgtatgtatgtatgtatgtatgtatgtatgtatgtatgtatgtatgtatgtatataaagcaAACAAGTATTACAAGTGAAAGGAGAAAATTCAGAATAATGCAATCACAATAAGAGAGAAAGGATATATGACAGCATTCCTCTACATGATCGATAAAAGTGGTGAAGTCCATTCATAGATATATATGATCTCAAACTAGTAAGTTTGATGACTGTAAGATGAATATAACACCCGATTGGCAGCTATAGGCCTAGTGATTAAAACTAATGAGGAATCACATCAAAATAACTTTGATCATGAGAATGGGGAACGGTAGCTCTTCAAAGACATCTTTTGTTTCACCAAGACAAACTACCTCGTCACATCTTTACCGATGGATCCAACTTTCAGTGATGAAAAATGAAGTTATTATCTTGTGCAGATCACCAAAACACATAGCAATAATGTTTCTACAGTGAAGCAAGTTTCTTTCAACAGCAAGAATGTTTGGAGCATATTCCGAAAAAGCACGCACTGATTAGATCAACCAAGAAAGCATGATGAACCAAGCTTTAAGATCTCTTCGATAAACATAAGAGAAGAATCTCACCCACTGGCATCGACAATCTCGCGCGAAATCTTCATCTTCTTGGTAGTCCCTTTATACAAGTCCTCGAGGCTGCATGGCAGCCGATTCTCGATTGGCGCTGCCTTCCGCGGCTGCTGAAAATTCATCGACGCGCCTTCCCCGCCGCGGAAGGTTGACCCGAACATCTCCTCCCCAAACATCCCCCCCATCCGGCTAGGGAACCTCGATCCGcccc belongs to Musa acuminata AAA Group cultivar baxijiao chromosome BXJ1-11, Cavendish_Baxijiao_AAA, whole genome shotgun sequence and includes:
- the LOC135597174 gene encoding mitogen-activated protein kinase 10-like isoform X1 → MQQDQRKKNTSEMDFFTEYGDVSRYKVQEVIGKGSYGLVCSAIDTHTGEKVAIKKIHDIFEHISDAARILREIKLLRLLRHPDIVEIKHIMLPPSRKDFKDIYVVFELMESDLHQVIKANDDLTREHYQFFLYQLLRALKYIHTANVYHRDLKPKNILANANCKLKVCDFGLARVAFNDTPTTIFWTDYVATRWYRAPELCGSFYSKYTPAIDIWSIGCIFAELLIGKPLFPGKNVVHQLDLMTDLLGTPSLDTISRVRNEKARKYLSSMRKKQPVPFSQKFPNADPLALKLLERLLAFDPKDRPSAAEALADPYFKGLSKLEREPSCQPISKMEFEFERHRVSKEDIRELIFREILEYHPQLLKEYINGTERPNFLYPSAVDQFRKQFAYLEENRGKSGPVVPLERKHVSLPRSTVVHSTSVPPREQPNLASSRGSQVMDDTSNNPGDSGAPRNVARTSQLPQRIPTAKPGRVVGSVLPYEHGGPKDSYDPRRLIRNHGFPPPPVIPPTFCFNRAMANPTCSERNSVEAERLVMDRKPHRSVPDLVMDMGVHAFCQPRGAKADSMEDGMIVDANMLPPKPTYNGIAAAANMGAGVMQFGVARMK
- the LOC135597174 gene encoding mitogen-activated protein kinase 10-like isoform X2, whose translation is MDFFTEYGDVSRYKVQEVIGKGSYGLVCSAIDTHTGEKVAIKKIHDIFEHISDAARILREIKLLRLLRHPDIVEIKHIMLPPSRKDFKDIYVVFELMESDLHQVIKANDDLTREHYQFFLYQLLRALKYIHTANVYHRDLKPKNILANANCKLKVCDFGLARVAFNDTPTTIFWTDYVATRWYRAPELCGSFYSKYTPAIDIWSIGCIFAELLIGKPLFPGKNVVHQLDLMTDLLGTPSLDTISRVRNEKARKYLSSMRKKQPVPFSQKFPNADPLALKLLERLLAFDPKDRPSAAEALADPYFKGLSKLEREPSCQPISKMEFEFERHRVSKEDIRELIFREILEYHPQLLKEYINGTERPNFLYPSAVDQFRKQFAYLEENRGKSGPVVPLERKHVSLPRSTVVHSTSVPPREQPNLASSRGSQVMDDTSNNPGDSGAPRNVARTSQLPQRIPTAKPGRVVGSVLPYEHGGPKDSYDPRRLIRNHGFPPPPVIPPTFCFNRAMANPTCSERNSVEAERLVMDRKPHRSVPDLVMDMGVHAFCQPRGAKADSMEDGMIVDANMLPPKPTYNGIAAAANMGAGVMQFGVARMK
- the LOC103971226 gene encoding uncharacterized protein LOC103971226, whose product is MGVDYYKILGVDKSAKDDDLKKAYRKLAMKWHPDKNPNNKKEAEAKFKQISEAYEVLSDPQKRAVYDQYGEEGLKGQVPPPGSGGFDGGDESATFRFNPRSADDIFSEFFGFSSPFGGMGGGGSRGGSRFPSRMGGMFGEEMFGSTFRGGEGASMNFQQPRKAAPIENRLPCSLEDLYKGTTKKMKISREIVDASGKTKTVEEILTINIKAGWKKGTKITFPDKGNESPNIIPADIVFIIDEKPHDVFTREGNDLIATQKISLVEALTGYTVHLTTLDGRSLTIPINSVIHPGYEEVVVREGMPIPKDPSRKGNLRIKFDIRFPPRLTSEQKAGIKRLLVL